A part of Carettochelys insculpta isolate YL-2023 chromosome 1, ASM3395843v1, whole genome shotgun sequence genomic DNA contains:
- the LOC142007642 gene encoding olfactory receptor 52B2-like, with protein MDIFNLTHSDPSIFFLTGIPGLEHFHNWISIPFAMGYIVILLGNFMVLFIVKQEQTLHTPMYLVLCVLAITDIITSTLVVPKALCIFWFKLKAITLPGCLTQMFFLNTTLIMQSAVLVIMAFDRYVAICNPLRYTTILTKSRIAKLGLVGLTRAVVLILPMPLILSRLPFCDNRTIPQTFCESIAVARLSCGDITINRVYGVVLMVLNMGLDQSLIALSYGLIIRAVLRISSRKTHQKALSTCTAHFCVLLLYCAPSLFSQMAHHFGKNIAPHVHILLANVYLLVPSMLNPIIYGVKTKELRDKVLQYLCKK; from the coding sequence ATGGATATTTTCAACCTCACCCACTCTGATCCATCAATATTCTTCCTAACGGGTATCCCTGGTCTGGAGCATTTCCACAactggatttccatcccttttgcTATGGGCTACATTGTCATTCTTTTGGGAAATTTCATGGTTCTGTTTATTGTAAAACAAGAGCAGACCCTACACACACCAATGTACCTGGTGCTCTGTGTACTGGCAATCACAGACATAATAACTTCTACGTTAGTGGTGCCAAaggcactgtgtatattttggtttaAATTGAAAGCAATTACTCTGCCTGGCTGCCTtacccagatgttcttccttAACACCACGTTGATTATGCAGTCAGCTGTCCTCGTAATAATGGCATTTGATCGCTATGTTGCCATATGTAATCCTTTGAGATACACCACCATCCTCACCAAGTCGCGGATCGCTAAGCTCGGGCTTGTAGGTTTGACTCGAGCTGTTGTACTCATTCTGCCTATGCCCCTGATCCTGAGCAGGCTGCCTTTCTGTGACAACCGCACTATCCCCCAAACATTCTGTGAGAGCATAGCTGTGGCAAGACTGTCATGTGGGGACATAACAATCAATCGGGTGTACGGTGTGGTGTTAATGGTTCTAAACATGGGATTAGACCAGAGTCTCATTGCTCTGTCCTATGGTCTCATCATCAGGGCTGTCTTAAGAATCTCCTCCAGGAAAACCCACCAAAAAGCCCtcagcacctgcacagcccacTTTTGTGTGTTGCTTTTATATTGTGCTCCCAGCCTCTTTTCTCAAATGGCACACCACTTTGGTAAGAACATCGCTCCCCATGTTCACATACTCTTGGCCAACGTCTATCTCCTCGTCCCCTCCATGCTCAACCCTATCATTTATGGagtcaaaaccaaagagcttcgtgacaAAGTGCTCCAATACCTCTGCAAAAAGTGA